The following DNA comes from Brassica oleracea var. oleracea cultivar TO1000 chromosome C5, BOL, whole genome shotgun sequence.
CAGGCCATGCACCATCTCATGTGCAATCAAGAGATTATCAGAGATCAATCTTCCCTCAACGAAATGTCCTTGTGTTGGTGAGACAATGTGAGGAAGAACCACCTTCAACCGCTCGCACAACACTTTAGAAACAATTTTATAAACCACCGAACAGAGGCTGATCGGTCTCAGATCCTTCATTTGATTCGGGTTCTGGAATTTAGGTAATAGACATAGCTCAGTGTAGTTCCAGTCAGATGGGAGTTGTCCAGAATCAAGAACCTTCGAACCTCCTGGGTGACATGATTGCCAACTATGTTCCAGAAGTTTTGAAAGAAAAGCCCAGTCATGCCGTCGACTTCAGGGGTGCTGTCACTCTTTATAGCCTTGACTGCCTTTTTGATTTCAGCATCCGAGATGGGTTTGATGAGATTCCTGTTCATGCGCTCAGTGACTCTAGGAGCCATGCCGTCAAGGAGTTCAGATGTGTCTGCTGAACCATTCGAGTGAAAGAGATCTTTAAAATAAGCCACAGCCACCTCTCCCATCGCGTCTTCTGAGAAATGTTCAGTCCCATGGTTATCAATGAGATAATGAATCTTGTTCTTCATTCTCCTCGATTCCACCCATCCATGAAATACCTTTGTATTTTTGTCTCCAACTTGCAGCCAAGAATTCTTGCATTTTTGCTTCCAAAAGGTCTCTTCCTCATCATAAGCTTTCTCCAATTCCAAACGTAAAGAAGGGAGAGAAGCGAGGTTAGGAGATATTTTGCTTTCCTCCATTTCAAGTTTCCACCTTAGCCTCTTTATGTTTATATTGGAGTTCACATTCGCATGCCTTTTCCACTTGCATAACTCCTGTCTGTAAGCTTTAATTCTTTCAGATACCGAGCCTTGCACTGAGATAGCATTGTTATACCATCCTCGTCGAATTACCTCTGTCACCCCCTGTTTCTTGCACCAGCGCTTGTCAAACATGAATCTTCATGTTCTCCTCTGGCCGGCGTTAGCTAGACTTGTAAATATAGGTCTATAATCAGACCCGGTCTTTTCCAGGTACACTGTGTGAGATTGAGGAAAGAGCTTGAACCATTCAGCGTTACCAAAAGCTCTATCCAAGCGGCATTGTACCCATACTTTCTCTTTCAGCCCATTACTCATGATCTCCTTTACTCCACCCCAAGAGAGCCGATTCCCTGAACTTGGAACTTCTTTAAGTCTACAGTTTCTAGCCATAGCTCTGAAGTCAAAGAAAGAGCTTTCTTGTCTCGGAGGACCTCCAACCTTTTCTGTGTTATTCATCAACTCATTAAAGTCTCCAGCAAGAAACCACCCACCACTCTTATTCAATCCAATGAGTTTAAGCTCCTCCCACACCAACCCCCCGCGGTTGACGTATGGGATCACCATAAACAAAAGACATAAAAAACTTGTACTCCAAGTTTAACTTCAGCATCAATGATTCTCGCTGAAGCAGAAAGAACCTTGACATCATACTTCTCTTTCCAAAATAGCGCCAAACCTCCACTAAGTCCCACTGGATCCACCAAGTAGCAATGGTCATAACCCAACGAAATACGGAGTTTCAGAACGTGATCACTAGAGTTTTTAGTCTCTAGGAGAAACAAAAAATCCGGGAGATGTTCACGACACATCTCCTCCAGGCGTCGAACTGTCAGGTTGCTCCTCAATCCCCGACAGTTCCAACTGAGCGTACTCACTGGGGATTGGATGGTTTCAGGTGAACCATCAAACCCTTGTTGTGTCGTGACATTTTTGAGGAGACTTCTCCCTCTTCATCTGCCTTGCGTTTACCAGTTCCGTCCTCCCTGTCGACGTGAGCTTCGCCGTGATCCGCTGAAGAGATTCTTCTCTTGTTTTGGTTCCTTCTAGTCCACGATGCTCTGCTCCTATGAGAGCTCTTGCTTCTGCTGCTACGTTCTCCTGATTGAAAATCACCAGCCCCCACAGTAAAACCACCAGACAAAGCGTGTGGTGTTTTCAAAACATCCTCGGGCTCATTGAGATTAGATGGTGTTGTAACAAATTGGCCGCTTGTACGATGGAGGCCAGACTCTTGTCTGTGGTCACTGGATATCACCATCCCACTCGTTTCTACTATCTCCTTCCTCTGGTATCTTTCTGTTTGATCTCTGGACATTTGGTCTATGTGGTTAGCAGTGTCCTTAGATGATGATTCTGCACTGTCAATGAGCAGTTCTGGCTGCACTCTGCTGAAATCAAAGATTCTCCCTCTGCCTTCAGATGTCATCCGTGCTACTTTTGGAGCAGATTCCAGGCGCAAGCAAGAACGTTGAGCAATGGGGTCCTAAGATAACTCATTGAGTGTTTTCTTCATCTTTGCTTCGCTGATAATCCTTTCTTCTGGATCAGAACAATTCATGTAAAGTCTCATCTGCTCAAAGACCTCAGGAGCAACTATTGAAGAGTGTGGCTCAAAACCAGGAGGAATAGATGGAGCAAGAAGAGGCATGATCTTGTCAGCCAGATTAGTATGATGCTGTCTAGCTCCTGACGGCAAATTATCCGAGCCAGACTGACGACCAGCAATGCCTTTACCCTTGTTCCAGATTAGTAAGGTGCTGATGGACTCTGTGAAAAAAAGATTTGACAAGGTCCTATACTGTTGATGGGTTTATACAAGTTCTCCAAGTACGGTAGAAGACATCCGTGTAAGTCATCTGACAGAAGACATCCGTGTAAGTCATCTGACAGAAGACCTCCAGGAAGTCTTCTGTATGGGTCATTTTTGCAATTGCAAATTTACAAAGGAGAACTTCCAAAGAAGTCTACTCTACAAAAGACTTCTATGGAAGTCTTCCTTTATAAATATTGGATTATTTTTGTTTTTGAATTTTTTTTTTGAAAATACCACAGAAGATTTTCAGGGAAGTCTTCCAAGAGAAAAATAAAAATTTCTCGAGAAACATGTTAGTTTTGCAATTGACCGAATTGTGTCAGATATTTGACTTTGTCGAGAAGACTTACATGGAAGTCTTCCACGAGAAAATAAAACTTAAATATGTGATTTTCCTACTTTTGCAATTGAAAATAAAACTTAAATATTAAGTTTTAAGTAGACGACTGACATGTAAGTCTTCTAGTAGACGACTTACACGAAAGTATTCCGTGATAACCAAGGTTTGACCAGAATCTCTGAATGAAATTTTGGAAGACTTCCGTGTAAGTCGTTTTCCGGAAGACTTACATAGAAGTCGTTTTCCGGAACTAAAATTAAATATTTAAGTTTTTTTATCAATTGCAAAAGTAATCTGAGACGACTTTGCACCGCCAGTTAGAATACTTCTGTCGATAGTTAGGAAGACTTACATGGAAGTCTTCTGACGGAAGACTTCTGTGTAAGTCTTCTATAGAAAGTCAAATTTCTGATACAATCGGGTCAATTTTAAAACTAACATGTTTATCCAGAAAACTTTCAGGGAAGTGTTCTGGTTTATTTTTTATTAATAAAGAAAACGTGGAAGCTTTCCAGGGAAGTCGTCTCTATAAAAGACAGATAAAGTCAATTGCAAAACTAACCTATGCATTGATTAGAAGACTTTCATGTAAGTCTTCTACGTCGAGAAGACTTACGTGGAAGTCTTCTGACGAACAGATCTGGGGAAAAATTGATTTCATACCTTCAACTAGTAAGATAACTTGATTATCTTTTCCTAGCACACATAACTTCACTGCGAAACCGACCCACTTGTTAATGACCACGAATCATGAGCTTGAACCTTAAAAAGTTTAAAACCAAAATCTTGGGTTTTTTGGATGAATATAGAGAGAAAGTGAAAGAGATGTAGGTTTCTGAGCATATGAAATGAGATATGAGGTTTGAAAATCGATTTTTAGGTGCATTAAAAGCTTCAAATTTGTTGTTCATGGTGGTTGGTGTATTGATGACAATGACAATATTGTAAATACTTAAAGAAGATGAGGATGATAGAGTAAAACACTCATTTAAAAAAAAAGTAAGGGTATTTCCGTGAATAATCCAACTTTTGGGGTGAATAGGGCAAATGAAAGTTTCAAAAGAATCAAAGGTTAGTTTTGTGTTTGGCTTTTTGTTTTGGGTTATATTTGAAAAAAAGCCCTTACTTATTTTTATTAATAAAATATTTATTTAATAATTATTAGTAACAAAATAAATGCATATAAAATAGTTAAATAATTATATAAAATTAAGCTATTAAATATATTGAAATAATTTATTTTAATTTATTAAATATTGTTATATGTTAAAATTGTAAATATTTATTTAAAAAATAAATTATGTGTGATATATTTTTGTTCAATATAATTACATAACAAAATTTATTAATTTTATATATATTAAATAATTATTATTTTATTTTAATAATAAAAAATAAAAAATATTTTTTGGTGTAACTTTTGGTGCTATAGTTGGAGTAGGAAAAACTTTTGGTAAAATTATACTAAAATAGTGTAGTTTTCACACCAAAATATTGTAATTTTCACACCAAAATAGTGTAATGGGTTGGAGATGTCTTAACAAAATAAATTTTAAGAAAGAGAAAAAAATAGTAAAAAAATGAAGAAGAAACAGTGGCTACGATTGGTAACCATCGCTTAATCACGGAATCGTAGAAAAATAGTTAAGCGGTGGAAAAAATTAAGTAAGCTTCGGAAAATTTTAAAATTTGCGGAATGGTGGAATACATACTAAATTAATTAAAATGCTTTATTATATGAAAATAATAAATATCAATAATTAAACAAATTACTACAAATTTTGAAAATAATTAAAATCTATTTACAATATTTTACTTTGTATTACAAATATCTATTTATTATGATTTTTAAATAGATTAACATCTTATAATATTATAAAATAATTATAGTATCTTTTTATTTACAACTAAATTATTTATCATTACAAAATTTATTGCTATTTATTTTAAATTTTAAAATGGTATTATCATATAATAATTTAACTAGAGATTGATCTGTGCATCCGCATGAAAATTGGTTCTTATATTTTTATACATCGAACTTTTTTATAATTAATGTTATATATTTTAGATGGATCGTAATATAACTAATTATATCCAAATGACTTGGACCGAATTGGGTAATATGATTATTTTTGGTACAAATATTCAGATACATTTGTTATTTAGATATTTTTAGGTTCTTATACATCAGAACCGAACTCATCCAGACCCAGGAGAACTTAACTCAAAACTCACACATAAATTTATAATATTTATGCGGAGCCTAATTTCTAAACAAAAAAAAACGATACTCAAAAAGAACAACTCATACCTAAATGGATAGCCAATGTTCATGCCTAATTAATTTTATAAACTAATAGAATGACTCTTTCTATGTGTTTGACTAAATTAAGTGAAATAGAAAGAATTTTTAATTTAGTAAAATAATTATATGGAGTAAAAAATTAAGTGACAATAAATGTAATACATATTTATTATTTTTATTTAAGTTATTATTTTATTTACAAAACATGTATTTAGATTATGTTTTGGTTACGTAATTTTCCACCTATTGAAACTAAAATTAAAAAAAAAATTAGTAAATAAACTAAACCGAACGTTTAACCCTATGCAAAACCAGTTATTTTACATTTTTGATTTTATAATTGGCACAAAGTTAATGTTGATTAACTAATAAATAAAAATATGTTCTATTATTATTATGGTAATATAATTAATGATGTGATGTATTGTTAAAGTAATACTCCATCCGTTTGCAAAAGTAAGATTTTTTAGAGTTTATTCTTGTTGCAAAAAATAGATTTTCTACATTTTTAATGTACTTTTGTATACTTTTGAGAAACATTAATTATAAATATTTGAACTGATTAAATTTTATTGGATGATAGTTATTGGAAAGTGTATTGACAAATAAATTGTAAATTAAATTGTAAACATTTATTATATTCTTAATAAACTCGAAAACTCTAGAAAATCTTACTTTCGGGAACGTATGAAGTATAATTAATGAAATTGTTGAATTAATTGAAATATAGAAAGACAACTAATGTAATTATATTAATAAAATTGATAAAAAGACATTATACTTCTTTTTTATAAGACATTATACTTCTTTTTTATATTGTTATTCATGTTTCTAAACAGTACCAAAATCGTGGAAATCCCCTTGGTCCAGTGGTTTGACCAATGGTTCATTAATGCTTCTACACCAGAAAGTCTGAATTTCAATTCCCGGAGAATGCAAAATTATGCAAATTAAGGGAGAAAAAAACTTACAATAGATCTGCAGCATGACGCAAGGAGTACCGTCAAGCGTGGATCCCATAGACCAGCTCAGGTGAAGCAGTCAGATGTGAATCCTCATACCGCAAGTAGAATTGTCGGCCGTAGAATCGTCCGTAATATTTCTCATAGTTGTAATAACATAATTATTCAGCGTTAGAAAAAAAAAACAATACCAAAATGTTCTTTAATTTTAATAATATAGATAACATAAAAATGTTGATTTTGTCAATAATCAACTAAAACTTACTTTTCTATTTAATGAATTTTTTCTTCATAGTTTTGTCATTCCATAACATTTTCATAATTGGCAAAATGCTTGGCAAAATGCTTGAATAAACCAATTACCTAGGAAACGCACGTTCACTCTCTCTCTCTCTCTATCTTTCTGCTTCCTCTGGTCTCTTTCATATAGCTCAGAGCCTTCCTCTCTTTCTCTCTCTTGCTTCTGCTTAATTTCTCTCTTTATCAAAAACATTTTCCGTTCTTTACTCTTTTTATATTTCCATCACTCTATTTTTTCCTCTGCAATCTTTGTGTTCCCTTCTCTCTCTCTTAACGGCTGACTGATGCACTCTCTCCCTTTGGTGTCTCCGCCGTGATTAAATGGGGTGCATGTTCTCTCACCTCGCCGCCAAGTTCGCCTTTTTCCCTCCCTCTCCTCCCACCTACCACGTCACAACAACACCTGATGGAAAACTCACAGCCGTTTCCTCCTCCACTTCCTCAACTTTTCCCGCCGCCGGAGACGCATCGCTCGACGTCAGGGTGGTGAAGACGAGACGTGGAAACAAAGTCACAGCTTTTTACCTGAGAAACCATAACGCGAGACTCACGCTTCTGTATTCACATGGGAACGCCGCAGACTTGGGACAACTCTTCGATCTCTTCCTTCAACTCAAAGTCAATCTCCGAGTCAATCTCATGGGGTCTCTCTCACTCTTTCGCTCAGATGTTCATACTCTTCATAACCCGTCGTCGTTTCATGTCGAGCAAAACATCTCATTGGCTTATTGGATTTTCTTGGAAATGTTTATATTTTTAATGCTTGGGAGTTCTGCACATAGACAGCTTCATAAATGACTATGACTAGAATTAAAATAAGCGTACTTGTTTCGTAATATTGATTGTTTTTTCTTTTGATTTATATATTTATTTTTATAAAAAACATTAAAGTTTCTCCGTTTTTTACTCCGTCAATAAGTTTTTTGTTGTTTTTTTTTTTTTTTTTCTGAATTTTTGAGAAGCTCACGCTTTTGGGAAATGAGTTCTCGTCTTTGCCCCAAAAGCTCAGATTTGGTGATGTTCCCGAAATTTTTTCCTTTTTTCTTTTTTTTTTCTCTTTCTGATTCTCCACAATTTTAGTAAAATGTTTTTTCCCTTGGTTTATTGACATTTTAGATTTGCGAATATGACGTTTTGTTTACCCTTTAATTCAGTTTCAAAGTTTTTCACCTACCAGGCTACCACCATCAATTTGTATTTACTCTTTTATAACCGTTTTCTTCAGTTTGTGACGGTCCATTTGTTGTTTCGATACTTAGAATTTTAATTTTGTTATATGCAGGTATGATTATTCAGGATACGGAGCTTCTACCGGTAAGGTGTGTAGCGTCTACTTCATTATACTTATTAGTTAGATTTAATCTCGAGAACATTTATTCCCGTGTAAAATGTGATTTAGTTAGCTTCTTAGGTTGTTGGGATGTTCTGCATCGAGCTCCTCGAGCCTTGGAAAGTCTCTTACATTTTTGACTAACTGTGGTTTATAATCTGTATGCTTGCTTGCAGCCGAGTGAGTACAATACATATGCGGATATTGAGGCGGTTTACGAGTGTTTGCAGACAGAATATGGGGTTGGGCAAGAAGATTTGATCTTGTATGGTCAATCCGTTGGCAGTGGACCGACTTTGCACCTTGCTTCTAAGCTTCCTCGGCTTAGAGGTGTGGTCCTTCATAGTGGCATTCTCTCTGGTCTTCGTGTTCTCTGTCACGTCAAGTTCAAGTTTTGTTGCGACATTTATTCGGTAAAGTTTTTGGTTTTGCTGGTTTATGGGCTTTATATTCTCGGTTTAGGAAGTGGCACTGGAAGCAAACCGGTCTTGTCCCTCTCGGTTTAGGAAGTGGCACTAGTACTATCCTTTTAGTGATTAGTGTTGTGTAATTGCAGAACATAAACAAGATCAAGAAGGTGAAATGTCCGGTTCTTGTCATACACGTAAGTTAAAAGCTTAAAATAAGTCTCTTGTTTAAATTCTCAGTCTATCTGATGAAACTTTACTGATCTTATTACTATTTTTCGGTTACGCAGGGAACAGAGGATGATGTGGTAAATTGGCTACACGGAAACAGACTATGGAAGATGGCAAAGGAACCGTATGAACCGCTTTGGATAAAAGGTGGTGGACATTGCAACCTCGAGATTTATCCGGAATACATTAGACATCTCTATCGGTTTATACAAGACATGGAGAATACAACCACTAAATCTCGTCTCAAGAAGATTTGGCAAGAAATCCGTAGAAGAGACGAATCCAAAGGATGTTGTAGTTTTAGACTGTGCAGACCGAAATGCCCTCGGTGTCCTAAACCTAGTTGCGATTGTAGCTGCGGTTGTTGCAAGTGGTCATGTCCGTCGTTGAAGGGATGTTTCTCTTGCTGTAAGAAACCGAGCTGTGTTAGTAGCTGTTGCAAGTGCTCGTGTCTGTCGTTGAAGGGGTGTTTCACTTGCTGGAAGAAACCGAGCTGTGTTAGTAATTGCTGCTTTCCCAAGGTTAAATGCTGCAGTTGCTTTGGGAAGCCTAGATGTCCGAAATGCTCTTGTTGGAAATGTCTAAAATGCCCTGAACCCGAGTGTTGTTGCTGTGCTGGTTGTTTTAGCTGGCTGTGTTGTTGTGGCGGAGGGAGGAGGAAGGAGGGCGAGACGAGAGGAAGGACTACGATGGCTAAGAGTGAAGGGTAATATTGGTACTTTGATATTTTTTTGTATAGATTTTGTTCAAAGATTGATGTCGATGATTCATGGGAACACTTAGTTTTGAAGAGAAAGCCTCTTTGGCTCCACCTAACCTAGCCCTTTCTGCAGCACAAATGAAACTAAAAAACCGGTGACTCTAAGTCTCTAATGGTTTCCAGCTCTAAAGATGAAACCTATAATTTCTGTAGCTGTATCGACTTGAGATACAAACCGGTAGCTAACTTTAATACTCAAAACTGTTTTAGGAGTCCAGGGTTTCCACACGCTCTTGTTTTGTAGTTGTATCAACTTCAGAACAAACCAGTTGATTCACCCTGCTAAAAATATAGTAACCAAACAAAAATTATACTCCCTCGTGAATAAAGAATGCCACTTCAACATTTTCAGATATATTAAAAATTGATTGATATGCATTTATATTTTTATTAATATCATCTATTTAACCAATAATATTTTGGATAAATAAATTTATTTATAAGATCAATGCATTTTACAATTAATATTGGACAAATCTCCAAAATACCACATTTCTAAGTTTATATCACAAAAATAACACTCAAAAACTAAAATGATCAAAATAGCACATTTCTAAGTTTATCCTTTGAAAATTTTAATTTTTTTATTTTTCAAAATTTGAAATCTTATCCCCAAAACTTCATTTCTCAACTCTAAACCCTAAACCCTAAACTCTAAACCCTAAACCCTAAACTCTAAACCCTAAACCCTAAACTCTAAACCCTAAACCCTAAACTCTAAACCCTAAACCCTAAACTCTAAACCCTAAAACATAAACTCTAAATCCTAAACCCCACCTTTTAACTCTAAACCCTAAGTTTGTGACTTTTGATAAAACATTAAGTGCTATTTTTATGACTTTTGATCTTGAGTGCTAGTTTGGGAAC
Coding sequences within:
- the LOC106344163 gene encoding uncharacterized protein LOC106344163 isoform X2, which produces MGTPQTWDNSSISSFNSKSISESISWGMIIQDTELLPPSEYNTYADIEAVYECLQTEYGVGQEDLILYGQSVGSGPTLHLASKLPRLRGVVLHSGILSGLRVLCHVKFKFCCDIYSNINKIKKVKCPVLVIHGTEDDVVNWLHGNRLWKMAKEPYEPLWIKGGGHCNLEIYPEYIRHLYRFIQDMENTTTKSRLKKIWQEIRRRDESKGCCSFRLCRPKCPRCPKPSCDCSCGCCKWSCPSLKGCFSCCKKPSCVSSCCKCSCLSLKGCFTCWKKPSCVSNCCFPKVKCCSCFGKPRCPKCSCWKCLKCPEPECCCCAGCFSWLCCCGGGRRKEGETRGRTTMAKSEG
- the LOC106344163 gene encoding alpha/beta hydrolase domain-containing protein 17C-like isoform X1; protein product: MGCMFSHLAAKFAFFPPSPPTYHVTTTPDGKLTAVSSSTSSTFPAAGDASLDVRVVKTRRGNKVTAFYLRNHNARLTLLYSHGNAADLGQLFDLFLQLKVNLRVNLMGYDYSGYGASTGKPSEYNTYADIEAVYECLQTEYGVGQEDLILYGQSVGSGPTLHLASKLPRLRGVVLHSGILSGLRVLCHVKFKFCCDIYSNINKIKKVKCPVLVIHGTEDDVVNWLHGNRLWKMAKEPYEPLWIKGGGHCNLEIYPEYIRHLYRFIQDMENTTTKSRLKKIWQEIRRRDESKGCCSFRLCRPKCPRCPKPSCDCSCGCCKWSCPSLKGCFSCCKKPSCVSSCCKCSCLSLKGCFTCWKKPSCVSNCCFPKVKCCSCFGKPRCPKCSCWKCLKCPEPECCCCAGCFSWLCCCGGGRRKEGETRGRTTMAKSEG